The region GCGCCCGCGCTCGCGTTTTCCCCGACGGAGTTGATGTCGCTGGTTTTCAGCCGGGACCTGATGAAGCCGCTGGCCGGCACGCACGTGAAGGAATCGCTGGACGCCGCATTGAACAAGGTCACGGCGGCGCTGCCGCAGGAGGCGCTGGACTATGTCCGCCGGATGCGGGGCTGGCTGTCGGTGGGGACAGGCCCACACAAGTCCTACAAGGAGCACCGGCAGACTATCGAGCAGCTCTCACGCGCGATCGAGTCGAAGCGCACGGTGCACATGCGCTACTTCTCGGCGTCGCGAAACGCAACCAGCCGCCGCGAGGTCGACCCCTACCGCCTGTGGTATACCGCCGGCGCGCTCTATTTGATCGGCCACTGCCACACGCGCCGCGAGGTGCGCATGTTTGCGGTGGATCGGGTGCGCGCCCTGGCGATCACGAACCGCCCCTGCCAGCTCCCCCTCGGATTCGACCTGGAGGCGTATGTGCAGGACGCGCTGGTGGTGATGCGCGGCCGCCCGGTGGACGTGGAACTCCTCTTCGACCGCAAGACCGCCGCCTGGGTCAAAGACCGCGAATGGCACCCCAGCCAGCGCCTCGAGCCGATCAAGGGCGGCGCCCTGCGCATGCGCTTGCGCGTCGCCGACACCCCGGAGCTGGTCGGCTGGATCCTGAGCTTCGGCGCCGGCGTGCGCGTCGTGTCGCCGTCGGGCCTCCGCACCCGCGTGCGCGCCGAAGCGAAAAAAATCGCCGCACCTGCAGAAGAT is a window of Terriglobia bacterium DNA encoding:
- a CDS encoding WYL domain-containing protein, whose product is MARNDQVKRQWFLIARLAGSRGVSLEELVASLPPDHKCNARTVRRDLEAIEAYFPLYPERIDGRTRWRFVEGFKAPALAFSPTELMSLVFSRDLMKPLAGTHVKESLDAALNKVTAALPQEALDYVRRMRGWLSVGTGPHKSYKEHRQTIEQLSRAIESKRTVHMRYFSASRNATSRREVDPYRLWYTAGALYLIGHCHTRREVRMFAVDRVRALAITNRPCQLPLGFDLEAYVQDALVVMRGRPVDVELLFDRKTAAWVKDREWHPSQRLEPIKGGALRMRLRVADTPELVGWILSFGAGVRVVSPSGLRTRVRAEAKKIAAPAEDLTSDVTPGR